The genomic interval ttgggTTTTGCTAAATATGTATTAATTTGGTATTGATATACAGGCAAAAATGTACACGAAACAGTGTACAATATGATCATAATTGACATGTTCTTCAATCAGGATTTCTATGATCTGAGAATGTAGAATCCAGCTTGAATATTTTAAAGCATTTGATCATATATATAGTTCTAACCCAGAAGAGTAAATGTAATGAAATTCTTGGACAAATATAAATGCAAATCAGGATCGATGACGCCTACATTGCCAAAGGGACAAGATTAAGTTGAAGATCAAATACAGTACGAGCAGGAGTCAATGCTGGCCGATTTCCAGACAGATTGAACATGAATTAACAATTACCAATGAGATTGATGGATTAAGTCATATTAACTTGCAAAGTGGGGAAACTATCACAGTGATGGactcaaaatttcatattttgagGATGAAAATAATGtctataaaatgaaataaaattttaaaacttttgaagAGACCAAGGCCTTACTAGCCCGCCTTCCTCCACCTTTGCTATCACATAGTAACTTGCTTCGACTTGAGAAGCCatgagggaaaaaaaaaaaaaaaagccacaagtagctatatatatatatatatatatatatatatatatatatatatatNCTTTAGTATATATTTATGTGTATTATGTGTGTATGTaaatatgtacatatatatgtttacgtaacatatatatatataaagaatgTCATATGACTTTACAAAAAATGAAATCTCTATTATACTATAATACAAAGTAATAAGACTCTAGTGTTATTCTCTTGCCAAATGTACATAaatatttcttccatttttttttctatcctttcactttgttttacttattatttttacgTGTACAAATTCGTATGAGCTTATACATACACACATTAAGAGTGatgtaataattttataaatcttACGTATGCACATACGTAtgtaaatatgtatataagGAATGTAAAtctcacttttttttaaaaaaaaagaaacgtAAATCTCAAATAAATTACATGATATAATTAGATTCATAAACAAATCTCTTGACAGATATACAATTaccaaatttcctttttttctcgTCTTTATCCCTTCTAGTTGTTCTATTATGTAATTTTAGGCAAAAATGGAGTCACAAATCTTGCAAGgacataataaaattcatGCACACTAATCTTAGTATTAAGAGGATATataagttttatttgatttttattattactattattatcattattatttatttattactttatgaaaatttattataatgcaaatagaaaattcaaaatatatttaatcaaaattgagaaaatttctgaattaaaaatattaattaaaacattgttatttatatatatatatatattcctaaTTTTTGGAGGCCCAAACAAGAAAACTATAGGCACATTATAGTGGAACCAAAATCCAAGAAAGGCTGGCTACGGTCAAGTTTCCTTTTAATTCTTCTCTTACCATATTCTCCTCATTTCCTCCCCTTTAAAAGGTTCTGCATTTTGATCCATTCTTcaggtaaaaagaaaaaagaaatcacaAAACCCTTCATTACCCATTACCCAGAATCCCCTTTTCCTTGCTTTCCCTCCTACTTTTCAATCAGATGATAGAGAAAGTACCGTTCTTttgtttatctttttgtttttcactcTGTTTTGCAGGTTTCAATCGTCTTAGAAGTTGATTTTGGTCGGTTTTTGAAGCATGTAagtcttattattttgttgccCGTATGGTGtttgttcttttccttttttatttttatttttttgaagtttGTTTCTTTGATCGTTTCGCTTGTTATCTGTAGCCAGCTTAATCACATTTAGCCTTCactatatacatatatatatatatggtttttagctttttgcttttgttttatcaagacataaattataaaagaattgaTTAATTACTTTGAAAATCTAGTCCCCTGATACTTATTTATGTGGTTTTTCACCACTGTGAAAAGTTGCATATTCTTTGCTTAGGGGAATTTTGAGTTAGAACTTTTTGTTTGACAAATTCATGACTTTTTGCAATTTTAATGACATAGCCCTGACCGTTATTCAAAAAGGGAAGAATGCTGAACGGTTTTCATCATTGCGTACCAACAGATtgtccttttttcctttttttttcttcctaaGGTGGTTTCCGTATTGTCATAAGCTTGTTACTGTTGCATTTCACTTTAGGGAACCTGTTAAAGAAGCTATTCTTCCTGGACTACCAGATGATTTGGCGTTGAGATGTCTAGCCAAGTTGTCACATGGTTACGATGGGGTGCTTGAAGCTGTCTCAAAGAGGTGGAGAGATTTGATCCGCAGCAGTGAGTATGCGAATTATAAAGCCAACCAAGGATGGCTTGGGGATTGGTTATTTGTTGTCACTGAACGTTCCAATCAGTGGGTTGCCTATGATCGCACAGCGGATATATGGCATCCCTTGCCAAAGATTCCAACTGAGTATGATGGCTTGCAACATTTTGGAATGTCCTCTGTGTGTGTCGGTAAACGGCTCCTTGTGATTGGTGGCTCCTATGCGCCACGTGATACTGCATATCCCCGTCAACCACCTATGATAACAAATGATGTTTTGCAGTTTGATCCATTTAAGAAACAGTGGGCCAGATTAACGAGCATGCAAACACCTCGATCTCACTTTGCATGCTGTGTTATGTCTGGTAAAGTTTATGTTGCTGGAGGGCGCAATACAGCTCACCCTCGAGGGCTTGCTCTTGCTGAGGTTTATGATCCAATAAGTGATCGGTAAACTTCATTTCTTCAAAGATCATATGGTTTTGTTTTCCTCTAAACACCGTGGGAGTTGATTACTACTGCAAATGCTTTTCATGTTTGCAACTCTGGTTTATCAGAGCCACTTTTAGGTGTATTCTAGCTTCATACACAAGATGCATCAAAGATAAAATCATATAGGGATTGATAAACCATCTAAAATGTTATTTTAGCTCTCTGAGGCTTTTTTCTGGTGCATCATTCATTATATGTGGTGTATGTTTAAATTGTCGAAAATATGTTTGCACTGTTTGATCCCTACTTTTTCATCTCACTTTAACACCCCCTCTCCTTCCTCTTGTGCCATTACTCTTTGACAGAAAACTGATTATGTATCTAGCAAAGTatagtttgaatttttgtaaaattttcctttatcTAAGAAATTGATTGATTGGCTTGGTTTATGACTCAATGGTAATTGCAGGTGGGAGGAATTGCCACCAATGCTCAATCCGCAAATGGACTGCCTAGGCATATCATataaaggtaaatttcatgttCTGAGTGACCAGATAGGCTTGGCAGAGCAGACCCCATCAGAAATTTTTGATCCATCAAATGAAACATGGTGCACGGTTGATGACATATGGCCTTTCTCAAGAGCAATGCAATTTGCAGTTCAGGTGATGGGGAATGATCAAGTTTATACCGTGGTGGATTGGGGGGAGAGCTTAATTAAAGCAAGAGATCCTGTAAGAGGAGAGTGGATCACTGTTGGTGCTGTTCCTCCGGTTGTTCTTCCTGACCACTTCCGAGAACTTGAGGCCTTTGGTTATGGTTTTGCTGCACTGAGAAATGAATTGTATGTTCTTGGAGGGAAGGTTCTCAAGTGGGAAGAAGTAGGAGCTGGGAGGTTTGATGTCGTGAAGTTAGCTGGGGTGAGAGTTTGTGATCCTTCACAGAGGCCATTAAACTGGAGGGAAATCAGGCCCATGTGTAGGCCAGCAGGTGGTTCTGTCCTAGGTTGTACCTCCCTGGAAGAAGAAAACTCTTCTTGATCGGGAAAAATGATTGTTCTCCTGATGTACTTGTTAGAGAACCAAGCATTCTTAACCCATAGTGCAGGGAAACTAAAATGTGAATTCTTGTGCAGCAGCCTCTTATGTCTCTCATAGGCAAACCTCtgttatacatatataaaatcttattggccaaatatataaaaaattccTAGAGCGAGTTAGAACCTTTTTTTTACTGTAATGTTGATTTTCAATAGATGGATCATTGGAGCAGATACAGGAGCATATTGAAATTATTCAATTGATTTCATGATTAGTTTTCTTCTCCATTGCTTTAAATATGTTGTGAAGGACAGATGAATATGCACCAAAGAAAATGGTTCTGATATAATGAAAGTTTAGATTGATAATGATGTTTTGTTTGTGCCACTTATCCTTGCAATATCAGTCTTTTTCCCTCTGCTTTTCTGTAGTTTGATTTATGGTCCTCCTCAGGCACAGTTAAGTTTATGAGAAATTGCCACTTTTTGTTCTAGAATTCAGCCTTACATTACCAGACAGATAAGCTTTACATGGTTTGATTGTCAGCTTTTACTTAAAGAATGTAGATTTTAGAGATGCAAAACACTACCTCTACACGGTTTTGCTATACTAAACTAAACCCACCATTCTCTTTCTTTGATCCTAGAATTCTCTGGTTTCTTTAGTTTAAGTAGAAAAAGTTAACTACTCCCTCTTCGCACTTCTTTACTTTCAGGCATATTCTGTCTGAATGGAACTAGGGCAGAGTTGTGGTAAGAATCTACCTAAGcacatttaacttattggttAATCTCATTGTCAAAGAATCAACACAAAACCTTGATAGCCTAATTCTtggaatattaaaaattttaaccacATGTTTGGTATAGGGAATAGCATAGCCAATCCTTAAACCCTTGTTTGGTTTAAAAGTGGAATAAGGAATAAGAATTTCTCACTAATCTGTATTCTTTAAAATGGAAGAAAAGTCTGCTTTAAATATTCCCGACTCTCTCCCTGATTTTATCTATTCTGTGAATCATGGAATAACTTTGaaatatttaatgattaaaatacCCTTATTAGATTTACAAAATTACAACTTGAtccatataaaataattttttcttttcattttccattcttttatctctcttCTCATGTTCTTTcctctctcattctctctctaagtgaCACTCAACACCGGAGATGACGTTGGTGGCGACGGCGACGGCGATTTCACGTCCGAATATGGTCGGACAAGCTTCAAACGGAGATCCAACCAGATCTCGCAGTCAACGGCCAGATCTGGTTGCGAGAAGCACCAAATTTGGTGCTTTCCAACCAGATCCCACGGTTGGATCTGACACTCCACGACCAGATCCAATCATGGGGAAGTGTCGATCTGGCACCGTAGTAGCCAGATCTAGCCACATGGTGCTCCAAATCGGTGTTTTATTACACAGGTCGCCTTTTCGACGACCAGctcatgaaaaagaaaaaataaaatgagaaaaaatagaaataaaaaaattattttaaatttaaaatattaatatttatatataatttaaacattattaatattaatattttagggtattaatattttatttattaaattattaatatattaaatttttaatgagtataaataaaaataaaaatttaatatttaNtaatattttaatcataataatattaaattataaataaaaaattattaattaaaatattaataattaaattatactaaaatattgatatttaaattattaataattaaattatactaaaatattgatatttaaattattaattattaatattttaatgaattattaatatttaaaaaataaaatagtaataaataattatatatataataaatggtatttttatctttttgttttctgttcATTTCTTATTTCAAAGTTATTATTACCAATCAAACACtataataagtcataataattattcttactctattttattcatcataccaaattacgtaatatttattttattttattctcattcTATTTGCAcgtaataactattttattatattcctATCTATTCCACGAAATAAACGTGCCATAAAtacaattatttttgttgtcttCTGCTATCAAAGTACTTTAACCCCATATCTTCCAACAAATTGGAGTGTTCACTGTTAAATATGctattaatttctttattattcCTTCCATAAGGTTTAGCATATTGAAACCTCAAGTAATTCCAAtcttaaaggaagaaaagggtgAAATTAAATATTCCCTAATAGCCTACTTCCTCCATGGTTCTCCAAATCTCaccattttttatatttgaattcCCAACCATTTCTTGGAAGAACTGTTACACTACAGCAGCTGTTATgcctccttttctttttcctccgTTCCTTTTTTCCCCTCCCTTTAGTCTACCAAACATAGTGAATTTCTATTTTCCTAGTGGCTTGGTGCAGCCTTCTCTACTCCTGATCAtctccccttttttctttactaGTCCCCTGTCAAGCTGAAAGAAATCAATTTACTTTACATGTCAATTACACATATTGCTACTTTGTCTTTATTGCCTAAAATGAAATGCCAAACGCTTAGGTTCCAAGAAATGAATTCTTCAGATTTATCAACCCTCCTTTTGAGTTGACAGATCCATGAAAACCAAATGACTTtctattcaaataaatttagcCAACTTTACCTATCACCATTCCCATACAGAAAACCCCCTTTATTCTTTAGAATCAGCAACAATTTTGCATCCATCATACATTTCTTTATAAAGTATAACTAAAACAAACGACTCTTTGTCAAACAGACTTGGCCATTTTCACATACCAGGTTTGGACCTTTGGCTCTTATGTCATTGCAATTACaagcaattttctttttcctttcaagaATTCATCTCTCTCCAAACTTTTCTCCACTCGGTTTCAGAAAAGTGGCCGAAAGGGTAGATCCCACCTGCATGGGCTAGAATGCCATACACGTTTCAATCAGGGTTTCATTGGATTGTGAGAAAGGAGGGCGTGGTGCTGACTGCTTCACTGATAATTGCCTCATCTTTGTCAAATTACCCaattattataaaagaaaGGGGTGCTGGAGAGGATGACAGAGTGACCTGGTCGGTGTGACTCCAAAAAGAAAGAGCCTCATCTTTGAAAAAAGCTTCTATATCCCATGCCTTCTTCCTTCTTTATGCTACTCAGCTCATCAAATCTAGATCTTCTTAACTGTTGCTGAAGGACGGCCAAAAGCAAAAGCTAAACAAAgttatttacatatatatataaaagccAAAGAATCTTCACTGTCATAATACAAAAAGCAAAGTATTATTATGACAGTCAAGCAAAAACCAAATGACTATTTCTCCTTGGAGGTTAAGCTAAGCACCTTTAAATCTCCTTATCTTCCCACCATTTAACTCCTACTACCCTCTCTTTCACATTACATGACATATTTCTATGAACCCAGAAAAACcctcaattctttttttcatccaaaaatataatgtaacattcaaaatttaaagaaagaaaaaaaagagaaaatcttCTCAAGTTCTTTTGAtggtttctttgttttttcatgGCAACAACAACTCAGAAACTGGTCGTAGAAGTGATTGATGCACGTAATCTAGTACCGAAAGACGGTCACGGGGCGTCGAGTCCTTACGTTGTGATCGACTACTACGGGCAAAGGAAGAGGACGAGCACAGTTACGAGGGACATAAACCCTACATGGAACGAGGTTCTTCAGTTCAACGTGGAAAAACCCTCTGATGTTTTCAATGACATGCTTGAACTCGACGTCTACCATGATAAGAATCATGGGCCAACCAATAGGAAAAATTCTTTGGGAAGGATAAAGTTGAGTTCTGGACAGTTTGTTAAGAAAGGTGAAGAGGCTTTGATTTATTATCCTTTGGAGAAGAAATATTTGCTTAGTTGGGTTCAAGGTGAGATTGGTTTGAAGATTTATTATGCTGATGAAGTGGGGCCACCTCCACCAGTGGCGGCGCAGCCTTTGGAGGAGACGAAAGCGGAGGAGGTGAAGGCGGAGCCTCCGTCGAGTTCGGCAGCAGCCCCTGTGTCTTCTGACCAACAGCCAGAGACGGCTGAGGTGAAGCCTGATGACACTCCGGCAAGTTCAGTAGAGGGGAATCCAGCGCCGGCGCTGAGTGAGCAGCCTGCGGAAGGTGAGAAAGCTAAGGAAGCTGCGCCAGCGGGAGAAGAAAATGGTGCAGCTGAAGGTGAAAAGCCAGAAGAAGGAGGTGATCAAGTGGATCCGGAAGCAGATTCACAATCCGCACAACATGATCATCACGATGATGACATTGTTCTTGAGCCCACGTCAGCAAATTGGGCCCCAACCCCCCAACCGGAGATCATGGCATCAACAACATCTGGGTCCATTCCGGAAATTAAAGTTGCCCGAACCACCTCTGCTCCGCCGCCAATCACACGGCCAGCAACCCCCACCAATTTTGCTTCTTCGGTGGACCCACCTGATCACACCCCGATCGAACGATCCTCATTTGATCTCGTCGAAAAAATGCATTATGTTTTCGTCAAAGTGGTGAAAGCCGGTTCCCTCCCCACCAATGGCAACCCTGTCGTTAAGATCGCCATCTCCGGTTGCCGTGTCACATCAAAGCCGGCTCGAAAAGCCATGTATTTTGAGTGGGACCAGACGTTCGCCTTCGCCCGCGACACACCTGAAACCTCTTCGTTTCTAGAAATTTCCGTTTGGGCCGATGCGGGCGGCGCCAATTTCTTGGGTGGAGTTTGCTTCGATGCGACGGAGATGCCTCTACGGGACCCACCGGACAGCCCGTTGGCGCCGCAATGGTACAGGTTGGAGGGAGGTGGAGCCCATAGAGGAGATCTAATGCTTGCCACATGGATCGGGACCCAAGCTGACGAGGCATTTCCTGATTCATGGAAATCTGACACTTCCGGTAACCTTATCAATTCCCGTGCCAAAATTTATCAATCCCCTAAGCTTTGGTACCTTCGAGCTTCCGTCCTCGAAGCGCAAGACATTTTGCCGTTAACGGCATTAAAAGAAGGCTCGTTTCAAATCAAAGTCCAATTGGGATTCCAAGTGCAGAAAACTAAAGTTTCCGTTTCCCGCAACGGCAATCCGTCATGGAATGAAGATCTCATGTTCGTAGCCGCCGAGCCATTTGGCGACCATTTAATATTCTACCTTGAGTACCGGCAATCAAAAGGACCGGTGACGTTGGGAGTCGTCGGAATATCGCTCACCGCCATTGAACGTCGCGTCGATGATCGGAAAGTAATATCCCGATGGTTCAATCTCGAGGACCCGAAAAACGAGAAAAAAGGTTACAAAGGTAGAGTACATTTGAGCCTATGTTTTGACGGTGGATATCACGTGATGGACGAGGCGGCACACGTTTGCAGCGACTATCGACCGACAGCAAGACAATTGTGGAAACCAGCGGTCGGGACCCTTGAGCTTGGGATCATTGGTTGTAAGAATTTGTTACCGATGAAAACAATAAACAGTAAAGGGTTCACAGATGCATACACCGTGGCGAAATACGGGTCGAAGTGGGTCCGAACGCGTACAGTATCGGATTCTTTGGATCCGAAATGGAATGAGCAGTACACGTGGAAGGTGTATGATCCATGTACGGTGTTGACAATTGGCGTATTTGATAGTTGGGGAGCGTTGGATATCGACGGTGGAAAAGAAGCCACGCGTCCTGATTCCCGTATGGGTAAAGTACGAATACGTATATCAACTTTGGAGATGGGTAAGGTGTATAAGAATACGTATCCATTGGTGATGTTGGGAAATAGGGGAGTACAAAAAATGGGTGAGCTAGAGTTGGCTGTCAGGTTTGTACGTGCAGCTCCAACGttagatttcttacacgtgtacTCTCAGCCTTTGTTACCACTGATACACCATATCAAGCCTTTGGGAATGGCCCAACAAGAGATGTTGAGGAGCacaactgtgaaactcttggCTGCACACTTGTCACGATCGGAGCCGCCGCTTAGGAGTGACGTGGTACGTTACATGCTTGATGCGGACTCACACACGTTTAGCATGCGGAAAGTACGTGCGAACTGGTCAAGGATAGTGAACGTGCTATCGGGTTTAATCGATATCGTAAGGTGGATTGAGAATACACGTGCATGGAAGAATCCAACGGCTACGATACTTGTGCATGCATTGCTAGTGATGCTTGTTTGGTTCCCTGATTTGATTGTCCCCACAATAGCATTTTATGTGTTTGTGATTGGAGTTTGGAACTATAGGTTTAGATCAAGGGACAAGCTACCCCACTTTTGCCCTAAGATCTCATTGGCGGACACCGTTGATCGTGACGAACTTGATGAAGAATTCGATACAATGCCGAGCACCCGATCACCGGAAATCATACGTGTGAGGTACGACAAGTTACGCGCTGTTGGAGCACGTGTGCAAAACATATTGGGTGATTTCGCCACGCAAGGCGAACGTGTACAAGCTCTGGTGACGTGGCGGGACCCTCGTGCCACGGGGATTTTTGTAGGATTATGTTTTGTGGTGGCATTCATGTTGTACTTGGTACCGCCGAAGATGGTAGCAATGGCATTTGGATTCTACTATTTCCGGCACCCCCTGTTCCGGGACCGGATGCCGTCGCCGGCGATGAACTTCTTCCGAAGGCTTCCAGCATTGTCTGACAGAATCATGTAGGTTGAAGGGGAAAAGGGCAGTCTTTTTCTACGTCTAGTTAAGTGAAAGCACTTGATTATATTAATAGGTACCATATAGGGAGCTAGTATGTTTTTTTTGTTACTTTACGTGTAACGTACAGAGTCTTTTTTGCTAAGCAAAGAGGAGataatgaataaatttattaataaatgataaataatcCTTGTATGATAGTATGATTGCTTGCTTGTTTGTAATTCTTAAGGGATATCAAGATATATGAAAGGATTGGATAACTTGCAAATCTGCATAACGTCACTGAAATTATTTCTTCTGTTTGACCCAAGATGAGGGCCTGGTCTGCTCAATGGATTAACAGCCAGCCACTGTTCCAAGAGGTGAGACTCAGACTGGTAGCACGTTGTTGGAAAATCAATAAGCTTATTATTCTTGCAAATATCAATAACACAAGAAGATATGTATCACCAACTAATTCAATCATCTCTTCCTCTTTTGGAAGTTAGTTCAAGTAATTTATTATGTCCAAGTTGTTGTGTGGGTATATAATTCCCATGACTGATAGCTGATAATGCTAATTCTGTTTATTAATTGGATTATAATTCATAGGCTGGTAAATGTAAAGCTGCTGATACATGGGAATTCTAAAAGCACAACCAGAAACGATTTGATTGGCGCAAGATAGTTTGGTTCCTACATCCTGTTCCAAAGCACTCTTTCATAACCAGGCTTGCAGCACTTAGCAGAGCACCGGCTTTACAGAAGCCTAAACCTGGGGCTTGAATATTAATACATTAATAAGGTTAGGTCATAGATGTCGTTTGTTTTTGCATGTTTCTATAAACTGTTTGGAATTATATGCTAAAAAACTTTGAATTCATGACCAACTGGGATTTGCCATATCGAATTTCTCTAGGCAAAAACTGCTTTGAAGGGCAAGTATTTTGTTGCTTTTCAAATCAAACCAACCTGGTCCAGCTACACAAATCACATTTGTttgaaggaagaagaaaggaatcaTTGTCTGAAACCTCAGCcctatttttttgtttttttcaaaCATATTACTAAATTTATGCCTGTCTTAATTGCATTGCAGACATACATAGCTGATAAGCATTAATATCGACACTTAAGTCAAAACTGGTGGCCAAACATCGGTAGTCTAGGAGcctgtttgatttgatttttttttaatttaaaagttattataaaatttttataaaaaataatagtttttagaattaaattgaaattatttggtaaatttttttttataagttataattttgattaaaattatcgtaaaatgtatttttttttttaagagag from Theobroma cacao cultivar B97-61/B2 chromosome 5, Criollo_cocoa_genome_V2, whole genome shotgun sequence carries:
- the LOC18599841 gene encoding F-box/kelch-repeat protein At1g16250, with the protein product MEPVKEAILPGLPDDLALRCLAKLSHGYDGVLEAVSKRWRDLIRSSEYANYKANQGWLGDWLFVVTERSNQWVAYDRTADIWHPLPKIPTEYDGLQHFGMSSVCVGKRLLVIGGSYAPRDTAYPRQPPMITNDVLQFDPFKKQWARLTSMQTPRSHFACCVMSGKVYVAGGRNTAHPRGLALAEVYDPISDRWEELPPMLNPQMDCLGISYKGKFHVLSDQIGLAEQTPSEIFDPSNETWCTVDDIWPFSRAMQFAVQVMGNDQVYTVVDWGESLIKARDPVRGEWITVGAVPPVVLPDHFRELEAFGYGFAALRNELYVLGGKVLKWEEVGAGRFDVVKLAGVRVCDPSQRPLNWREIRPMCRPAGGSVLGCTSLEEENSS
- the LOC18599842 gene encoding protein QUIRKY gives rise to the protein MATTTQKLVVEVIDARNLVPKDGHGASSPYVVIDYYGQRKRTSTVTRDINPTWNEVLQFNVEKPSDVFNDMLELDVYHDKNHGPTNRKNSLGRIKLSSGQFVKKGEEALIYYPLEKKYLLSWVQGEIGLKIYYADEVGPPPPVAAQPLEETKAEEVKAEPPSSSAAAPVSSDQQPETAEVKPDDTPASSVEGNPAPALSEQPAEGEKAKEAAPAGEENGAAEGEKPEEGGDQVDPEADSQSAQHDHHDDDIVLEPTSANWAPTPQPEIMASTTSGSIPEIKVARTTSAPPPITRPATPTNFASSVDPPDHTPIERSSFDLVEKMHYVFVKVVKAGSLPTNGNPVVKIAISGCRVTSKPARKAMYFEWDQTFAFARDTPETSSFLEISVWADAGGANFLGGVCFDATEMPLRDPPDSPLAPQWYRLEGGGAHRGDLMLATWIGTQADEAFPDSWKSDTSGNLINSRAKIYQSPKLWYLRASVLEAQDILPLTALKEGSFQIKVQLGFQVQKTKVSVSRNGNPSWNEDLMFVAAEPFGDHLIFYLEYRQSKGPVTLGVVGISLTAIERRVDDRKVISRWFNLEDPKNEKKGYKGRVHLSLCFDGGYHVMDEAAHVCSDYRPTARQLWKPAVGTLELGIIGCKNLLPMKTINSKGFTDAYTVAKYGSKWVRTRTVSDSLDPKWNEQYTWKVYDPCTVLTIGVFDSWGALDIDGGKEATRPDSRMGKVRIRISTLEMGKVYKNTYPLVMLGNRGVQKMGELELAVRFVRAAPTLDFLHVYSQPLLPLIHHIKPLGMAQQEMLRSTTVKLLAAHLSRSEPPLRSDVVRYMLDADSHTFSMRKVRANWSRIVNVLSGLIDIVRWIENTRAWKNPTATILVHALLVMLVWFPDLIVPTIAFYVFVIGVWNYRFRSRDKLPHFCPKISLADTVDRDELDEEFDTMPSTRSPEIIRVRYDKLRAVGARVQNILGDFATQGERVQALVTWRDPRATGIFVGLCFVVAFMLYLVPPKMVAMAFGFYYFRHPLFRDRMPSPAMNFFRRLPALSDRIM